The following coding sequences lie in one Pseudomonas syringae CC1557 genomic window:
- a CDS encoding methyl-accepting chemotaxis protein gives MSQAAVEVAGNASNTVTESEASTQAAAQGKDKLSATIISIKELTENVLDSSHQAEGLAERTQSISSILDVIRAIANQTNLLALNAAIEAARAGEAGRGFAVVADEVRSLAQRTSASTAEIEGLINGVQQSTQQTASSLRHTATQANLTLEQAAATGEALNVIISSTATINDRNLLIASAAEQQAQVASEVDRNLSSIRDLSSQTASGAQQTTVASNALSMLATDLNLMVQRFVL, from the coding sequence ATGAGCCAGGCGGCCGTGGAAGTGGCCGGCAACGCCAGCAATACCGTCACCGAATCCGAAGCCTCGACCCAGGCGGCGGCACAGGGTAAGGACAAACTCTCGGCAACCATCATTTCGATCAAGGAACTGACCGAAAACGTGCTCGACTCATCGCATCAAGCCGAAGGGCTGGCCGAACGTACGCAGAGCATCAGCAGCATTCTCGATGTGATCCGCGCCATCGCCAATCAGACCAACCTGCTGGCGTTGAACGCAGCCATTGAGGCGGCACGTGCGGGCGAGGCAGGACGCGGGTTCGCCGTGGTGGCCGATGAAGTCCGTTCGTTGGCGCAGCGCACCAGCGCTTCTACAGCGGAAATTGAAGGCTTGATCAACGGAGTGCAGCAGAGCACGCAACAAACGGCAAGTTCACTGCGGCATACGGCTACTCAGGCGAACCTCACGCTTGAACAGGCCGCCGCGACCGGTGAGGCGTTGAACGTCATCATCAGCTCGACGGCCACCATCAACGACCGCAACCTGCTGATCGCCAGTGCCGCCGAACAGCAGGCGCAGGTCGCGAGCGAAGTGGATCGCAACCTGAGCAGTATTCGTGATCTGTCGAGCCAGACGGCTTCAGGGGCACAGCAGACCACCGTTGCGAGCAATGCCTTGTCGATGCTCGCGACTGACTTGAACCTGATGGTGCAGCGGTTTGTCTTGTGA
- the mksB gene encoding Mks condensin complex protein MksB, whose translation MIEPKRVLRALAEHWALLEPLCEHFDQGTLSLSELRLQLAAQQQDSTPQDITNLLDVWIRLDILVPVAKSPNRFELNAQIHDFLSYLRREHRLGLCLEIEAYLRHLERLAGYIQDAFDVRDANDLARQLRLLDMRVRDVLKKLANDEQALVAVADRAKTSDRQIPLRQRYAEVLATWDEYVEPMIQLVNADGAFEQGVRKVEVVLLRLLTEQQRLGHLVDDDMLLRTHARILEMQTSAQLTLRHARELLLPLREEARRHNAVTRGAALALSAIRRKGLDAVPQAAMPMFTRPQSTFLGSASQVEAYVYALARFEPKPAKFPKASGTRKGEPPRAPRTVKEMLERCEDALPMPDLMVWLLEQEPTGETDELLYWFSRLSRDKRFARERLERREYFTREHRVSLRSFALLAAQDEQPENSESPVHAS comes from the coding sequence ATGATCGAACCCAAGCGCGTCCTGCGCGCCCTCGCCGAGCACTGGGCGCTACTCGAGCCCTTATGCGAACATTTCGACCAGGGCACGCTGAGCCTGAGCGAGCTGCGGCTGCAACTGGCCGCACAGCAACAGGACAGCACCCCGCAAGACATCACCAATCTGCTGGATGTGTGGATTCGTCTGGACATTCTCGTGCCCGTGGCGAAAAGCCCGAACCGCTTCGAACTGAATGCGCAGATTCACGACTTCCTGTCCTACCTGCGCCGCGAGCACCGGTTGGGCCTGTGCCTTGAAATCGAAGCCTATCTGCGCCACCTGGAACGCCTGGCCGGTTACATTCAGGACGCGTTCGATGTGCGCGATGCCAACGATCTGGCCAGACAGCTACGGCTACTGGACATGCGCGTGCGTGACGTGCTCAAGAAGCTGGCCAACGACGAGCAGGCGCTGGTCGCGGTGGCTGACCGGGCCAAGACCAGTGACCGGCAAATCCCACTGCGCCAGCGCTACGCAGAAGTGCTGGCCACCTGGGACGAATACGTTGAGCCGATGATCCAACTGGTCAACGCTGACGGTGCTTTTGAACAGGGCGTGCGCAAGGTCGAAGTCGTCCTGCTACGCCTGTTGACCGAACAGCAGCGGCTTGGCCATCTGGTCGACGACGACATGCTGCTGCGTACCCACGCGCGCATTCTGGAAATGCAGACCAGCGCCCAGCTAACCCTGCGCCACGCTCGTGAGCTGCTGCTGCCGCTGCGCGAAGAAGCACGTCGCCATAACGCCGTGACCCGAGGCGCCGCACTGGCCTTGTCGGCGATTCGCCGCAAAGGACTGGACGCGGTGCCACAGGCGGCCATGCCGATGTTCACTCGCCCGCAGAGCACTTTTCTCGGCAGCGCGAGCCAGGTTGAAGCGTATGTCTATGCCCTGGCGCGATTCGAACCCAAGCCCGCGAAGTTTCCCAAGGCCAGCGGCACCCGCAAGGGAGAGCCGCCGCGTGCGCCGCGCACGGTCAAGGAAATGCTTGAGCGCTGTGAAGACGCCCTGCCGATGCCGGACCTGATGGTCTGGCTGCTGGAGCAGGAGCCGACGGGCGAAACCGACGAGCTGTTGTACTGGTTTTCGCGACTCTCGCGTGACAAGCGCTTCGCCCGCGAACGCCTTGAGCGCCGCGAATACTTCACCCGGGAGCATCGCGTCAGCCTGCGCTCCTTTGCCCTGCTCGCTGCGCAAGACGAGCAGCCAGAGAATTCCGAGAGCCCTGTTCATGCATCTTGA
- the can gene encoding carbonate dehydratase, whose protein sequence is MNELQDLIDNNARWADAIKQEDPEFFAKLARQQTPEFLWIGCSDARVPANEIVGMLPGDLFVHRNVANVVLHTDLNCLSVIQYAVDVLKVKHILVTGHYGCGGVRASMQDRQFGLIDGWLRTIRDLYYENRELLAKLPTEEERVDRLCELNVIQQVANVGHTSIVQNAWHRGQSLSVHGCIYGIKDGRWKSLDVTISGFEQLPPQYRLRPQD, encoded by the coding sequence ATGAACGAGCTACAAGACCTGATTGATAACAATGCACGCTGGGCCGATGCGATAAAGCAGGAGGACCCTGAGTTCTTCGCCAAGCTGGCTCGCCAGCAAACGCCAGAATTTTTGTGGATCGGTTGTTCGGACGCACGCGTGCCAGCTAACGAGATCGTCGGTATGTTGCCCGGTGATCTGTTCGTCCACCGCAACGTGGCCAACGTCGTGCTGCACACGGATCTGAACTGCCTGTCAGTGATTCAGTACGCGGTAGATGTGTTGAAGGTCAAACACATCCTGGTCACCGGCCACTATGGCTGTGGCGGCGTGCGCGCCTCCATGCAGGATCGTCAGTTCGGCCTGATCGACGGCTGGCTGCGCACGATTCGTGATCTGTATTACGAAAACCGCGAACTGCTCGCCAAACTGCCCACCGAAGAGGAGCGTGTCGACCGTCTGTGCGAGCTGAACGTGATTCAGCAAGTGGCTAACGTCGGCCATACCAGCATCGTGCAGAACGCCTGGCACCGTGGGCAGAGCCTGTCTGTGCATGGCTGCATCTACGGCATCAAGGATGGCCGCTGGAAGAGCCTCGACGTGACCATCAGTGGCTTTGAGCAATTGCCGCCGCAATACCGCCTGCGTCCGCAGGACTGA
- the mksE gene encoding Mks condensin complex protein MksE, translating into MHLDLSEMSQLAPIFRELFKGYHISRRDPELYAQLSNCQDQYRTLFKALGYELVCDTRGFYYFVPELAAAQVNKTAQRLALFTFILVEHLADQGRDPMSVLDGGSLGRDELPSMLEKYRDLFLQAEVQTQEELEEKIMRRMTQLGFASEEVGIYRFLPPMHRFLDVCLSVQQDRDLAASLHSALPLPTPVLIDDDSDEKLLETDDPLDLDEFSEETEEDALARAIADEQRQEMDT; encoded by the coding sequence ATGCATCTTGATCTATCCGAAATGTCCCAGCTCGCGCCGATCTTTCGCGAGCTGTTCAAGGGTTACCACATCAGCCGCCGCGACCCGGAGCTGTACGCTCAATTGTCCAACTGCCAGGACCAGTACCGTACGCTGTTCAAGGCGCTGGGCTATGAACTGGTCTGCGACACCCGTGGCTTTTATTACTTCGTGCCTGAACTGGCGGCCGCGCAGGTCAACAAGACCGCGCAGCGTCTGGCGCTGTTTACTTTCATCCTTGTCGAGCACCTGGCTGATCAGGGTCGTGACCCGATGTCGGTGCTGGATGGCGGCAGCCTGGGACGTGATGAACTGCCTTCGATGCTGGAAAAGTACCGCGATCTGTTTCTCCAGGCTGAGGTGCAGACCCAGGAGGAACTGGAAGAGAAAATCATGCGCCGCATGACGCAACTGGGGTTCGCCAGCGAAGAAGTCGGTATCTACCGCTTCCTGCCGCCGATGCACCGTTTTCTCGATGTCTGCCTGTCGGTACAACAGGACCGCGACCTGGCGGCCAGCCTGCACAGCGCCTTGCCACTGCCGACGCCAGTGCTCATTGATGACGACAGCGACGAAAAGCTGCTGGAAACCGATGACCCGCTGGACTTGGATGAATTCAGCGAAGAAACCGAGGAAGACGCGCTGGCCCGGGCAATCGCCGATGAGCAACGACAGGAGATGGACACATGA
- the rimI gene encoding ribosomal protein S18-alanine N-acetyltransferase, with product MSNAVTFRRMTEADMDAVLKIEYAAFTHPWTRGIFLDGLKSYEIWLMFEGAQQVGHGVIQVIIDEAHLLNITVKPENQGRGLGLLLLDHLMKRAYQLNARECFLELRDSNRPAYHLYENYGFNEIGRRRDYYPAPDGGREDAVVMACTLLD from the coding sequence ATGAGTAACGCCGTAACCTTCCGCCGCATGACCGAAGCCGACATGGATGCGGTGCTGAAAATCGAATACGCGGCGTTCACCCATCCGTGGACACGCGGGATCTTCCTCGACGGGCTCAAATCCTACGAAATCTGGCTGATGTTCGAAGGCGCGCAGCAGGTCGGCCATGGTGTGATCCAGGTCATCATCGATGAGGCGCACCTGCTCAATATCACCGTCAAACCGGAAAACCAGGGCCGTGGCCTGGGTTTGCTGCTGCTGGATCATCTGATGAAGCGCGCTTACCAGCTCAACGCCCGCGAGTGCTTTCTGGAGCTGCGCGACAGCAACCGGCCAGCCTATCATCTGTATGAAAACTATGGTTTCAACGAGATAGGCCGGCGTCGTGATTACTATCCGGCTCCGGACGGCGGCCGTGAAGACGCAGTGGTTATGGCCTGCACGCTGCTGGACTAG